A single window of Hyla sarda isolate aHylSar1 chromosome 2, aHylSar1.hap1, whole genome shotgun sequence DNA harbors:
- the LOC130357508 gene encoding claudin-8-like has protein sequence MSWFLVQIIGIIFGGVGMILTWVITIMPQWRVSILAENNGINGRIDGYWISRWDGLWTTCVNQARLPMQCNSYESQVSLTMDLKSGRILMSFAILMTFFAFVFSILGFLMHKCHDEGRMTRQCMRLTAGLLYIFSTILIAIPIIWTSSNILTKAYDASVCRGAMRIEMGEALFLAWPAMAFILIAGIILCCQCSGKQPCMSEEDKGDYRQPHHQEMVIMRSVPDDRPICNPRSQYI, from the coding sequence ATGTCTTGGTTCTTGGTTCAGATCATCGGGATCATATTCGGGGGTGTTGGCATGATCCTTACCTGGGTCATCACGATTATGCCTCAGTGGAGGGTGTCCATCTTGGCCGAAAACAATGGAATAAATGGTCGTATCGATGGCTACTGGATCAGCCGGTGGGATGGCTTGTGGACAACCTGCGTAAACCAAGCCAGACTGCCCATGCAGTGTAACAGCTATGAATCCCAGGTGTCCCTGACCATGGACTTAAAATCTGGAAGGATCTTGATGAGCTTTGCTATTTTGATGACATTTTTTGCCTTTGTCTTCTCAATTTTGGGTTTTCTGATGCACAAGTGTCATGACGAAGGTCGGATGACAAGGCAGTGTATGCGATTGACCGCCGGGCTCCTCTATATTTTCAGCACCATCCTCATCGCCATTCCCATTATCTGGACAAGCAGCAACATCCTCACCAAAGCATATGATGCTTCCGTGTGTCGCGGGGCAATGAGGATAGAGATGGGAGAAGCCTTGTTCTTGGCATGGCCTGCCATGGCCTTCATCCTCATCGCTGGGATTATATTATGCTGTCAATGCTCAGGTAAACAACCATGTATGTCAGAGGAAGACAAAGGTGACTATAGACAGCCTCATCACCAAGAGATGGTCATTATGAGAAGCGTACCGGACGACCGGCCAATCTGCAATCCAAGGAGCCAATACATATAG